Proteins co-encoded in one Quercus robur chromosome 8, dhQueRobu3.1, whole genome shotgun sequence genomic window:
- the LOC126697365 gene encoding serine/arginine-rich splicing factor RS2Z32-like isoform X1, translated as MPRYDDRYGGSRLYVGRLSSRTRSRDLDDIFSRYGRVRDVDMKRDFAFVEFSDPRDAEDAIYNLNNRDVDGSRIIVEFAKGGPRGPGGSREYLGRGPPPGSGRCFNCGIDGHWARDCKAGDWKNKCYRCGERGHIERNCKNSPKKLRRGRSYSRSPSPRRGRSRSRSYSRDRSYSRSPLKRERSLEQVDRRSRSPHDSRSPKRHRGSPPPSKGRRRSPTPDDRSPQKRGSPSPRDGRQANGSDYSGSPRGKSKSPIDDADGESPRGRSYRSPAEENGRSGSPSPIHRDNRSPVDDDDNHGSPRGSEST; from the exons ATGCCTCGGTATGATGACCGCTACGGTGGTTCGCGTCTCTATGTCGGACGCTTGTCTTCGCGGACAAGGTCACGCGATCTTGACGATATTTTTAGCAGATATGGAAG AGTACGCGATGTGGATATGAAGCGCGACTTCGCCTTTGTT GAATTTAGTGATCCTCGAGATGCTGAAGATGCaatatataatcttaataatCGGGATGTTGATGGGAGTCGCATCATTGTAGAATTTGCTAAAGGG GGGCCACGTGGTCCTGGTGGATCTCGTGAGTATCTTGGGAGAGGTCCTCCTCCAGGATCAGGACGCTGTTTTAATTGTGGAATTGATGGTCATTGGGCTCGTGATTGCAAAGCTGGGGACTGGAAGAATAAGTGTTATCGGTGTGGGGAACGGGGCCACAtagaaagaaattgtaagaATAGTCCTAAAAAACTTAG ACGTGGGCGGAGCTACTCAAGGTCACCAAGTCCTCGTCGTGGCAGAAGTCGAAGTCGTAGTTACAGCAGGGACCGTAGTTATAG tCGATCTCCCTTGAAGAGAGAACGAAGCCTTGAACAAGTTGATAGAAGATCAAGAAGCCCCCATGACAGCCGTAGCCCGAAACGACACAGGGGTTCACCACCACCATCTAAAGGTAGGAGGCGTAGTCCTACACCTGATGATAGGAGCCCACAAAAGAGAGGCAGCCCATCGCCAAGGGATGGCAGGCAGGCCAATGGGTCTGACTACAGTGGGAGCCCCAGGGGAAAGAGCAAAAGTCCTATTGATGATGCTGATGGAGAAAGCCCCCGGGGTAGGAGCTATAGGAGTCCTGCTGAAGAAAATGGCCGCAGTGGCAGCCCTAGTCCTATCCATCGGGACAACAGGAGCCCCGTTGATGATGACGACAATCATGGTTCTCCAAGAGGCAGTGAGTCAACTTAA
- the LOC126697365 gene encoding serine/arginine-rich splicing factor RS2Z33-like isoform X2 translates to MKRDFAFVEFSDPRDAEDAIYNLNNRDVDGSRIIVEFAKGGPRGPGGSREYLGRGPPPGSGRCFNCGIDGHWARDCKAGDWKNKCYRCGERGHIERNCKNSPKKLRRGRSYSRSPSPRRGRSRSRSYSRDRSYSRSPLKRERSLEQVDRRSRSPHDSRSPKRHRGSPPPSKGRRRSPTPDDRSPQKRGSPSPRDGRQANGSDYSGSPRGKSKSPIDDADGESPRGRSYRSPAEENGRSGSPSPIHRDNRSPVDDDDNHGSPRGSEST, encoded by the exons ATGAAGCGCGACTTCGCCTTTGTT GAATTTAGTGATCCTCGAGATGCTGAAGATGCaatatataatcttaataatCGGGATGTTGATGGGAGTCGCATCATTGTAGAATTTGCTAAAGGG GGGCCACGTGGTCCTGGTGGATCTCGTGAGTATCTTGGGAGAGGTCCTCCTCCAGGATCAGGACGCTGTTTTAATTGTGGAATTGATGGTCATTGGGCTCGTGATTGCAAAGCTGGGGACTGGAAGAATAAGTGTTATCGGTGTGGGGAACGGGGCCACAtagaaagaaattgtaagaATAGTCCTAAAAAACTTAG ACGTGGGCGGAGCTACTCAAGGTCACCAAGTCCTCGTCGTGGCAGAAGTCGAAGTCGTAGTTACAGCAGGGACCGTAGTTATAG tCGATCTCCCTTGAAGAGAGAACGAAGCCTTGAACAAGTTGATAGAAGATCAAGAAGCCCCCATGACAGCCGTAGCCCGAAACGACACAGGGGTTCACCACCACCATCTAAAGGTAGGAGGCGTAGTCCTACACCTGATGATAGGAGCCCACAAAAGAGAGGCAGCCCATCGCCAAGGGATGGCAGGCAGGCCAATGGGTCTGACTACAGTGGGAGCCCCAGGGGAAAGAGCAAAAGTCCTATTGATGATGCTGATGGAGAAAGCCCCCGGGGTAGGAGCTATAGGAGTCCTGCTGAAGAAAATGGCCGCAGTGGCAGCCCTAGTCCTATCCATCGGGACAACAGGAGCCCCGTTGATGATGACGACAATCATGGTTCTCCAAGAGGCAGTGAGTCAACTTAA
- the LOC126697364 gene encoding protein MAEA homolog: protein MDQMDLDHDLDEPLTVEMDSDRSRRLFPRFFTNYSSRSLSPVLMDSLPNGTPTSTTTTSSTATSAATAAAIPTAAASPAPPPSKLAHLTESLKLEHQFLRVPFEHYKKTIRANHRVVEKEVSAVISGVSDAVDSDGSKDDAVNRLTSLVSRLQGLKRKLEEGSRVENLQAQRCRTRLDHLESADAENLADWNNTRLKRILVDYMLRMSYYDTAVKLAESSNIMDLVDIDVFQEAKKVIDALENKEVAPALAWCGDNRSRLKKSKSKFEFQLRLQEFIELVRAGNELRAITYARKYLAPWGPTDMQKLQKYTATLAFKSTTDCARYKVLFEPKQWDILVDQFKQEFCKLYGMTLEPLLTIYLQAGLSALKTPYCYEDDCTKEDPLSQDSFRKLALPLPYSKQHHSKLVCYITKELMDTENPPQVLPNGYVYSTKALEEMSRKNNGKITCPRTGLICNYTDLVKAYIS from the exons ATGGATCAAATGGATCTTGATCATGATCTTGATGAACCCCTCACAGTGGAAATGGATTCTGATCGTTCGCGCCGTCTTTTCCCAAGGTTCTTTACCAACTACAGCTcgcgctctctctctccagtTCTCATGGATTCTCTCCCCAACGGCACGCCAACCTCCACAACTACTACCTCCTCCACCGCCACCTCCGCCGCCACAGCCGCCGCGATCCCCACTGCCGCCGCTTCGCCagctccgccgccctccaagctgGCACACCTCACCGAGTCGCTCAAGCTGGAGCACCAGTTCCTGCGGGTCCCGTTCGAGCACTACAAGAAGACGATCCGTGCCAACCACCGCGTCGTCGAGAAGGAAGTCTCCGCCGTTATCTCCGGCGTCTCTGACGCTGTTGACTCTGACGGTTCTAAGGACGACGCCGTTAACCGCCTCACCTCCCTCGTGTCTCGCCTCCAAGGCCTCAAAAGGAAG TTGGAAGAGGGAAGTCGAGTGGAGAATTTGCAAGCTCAGAGGTGCCGGACACGGCTTGATCATTTGGAGTCTGCAGATGCTGAGAATTTGGCAGATTGGAATAACACGCGCTTGAAGCGGATCCTTGTGGACTACATGTTGAGAATGTCATATTATGACACCGCAGTGAAGCTGGCAGAAAGCAGCAATATAATG GATCTTGTGGATATTGATGTATTCCAAGAAGCAAAAAAGGTAATTGATGCTCTTGAGAATAAGGAGGTAGCTCCTGCATTAGCTTGGTGTGGTGACAACAGGTCAAGGTTGAAGAAGTCCAAG AGCAAGTTTGAATTCCAGTTGAGACTTCAAGAGTTCATAGAGTTAGTACGAGCTGGAAACGAGTTGCGAGCTATAACATATGCCCGAAAGTACCTTGCACCATGGGGTCCCACCGATATGCAAAAATTGCAGAAGTACACTGCAACACTGGCTTTCAAAAGTACTACTGACTGTGCTAGATACAAG gttTTATTTGAACCAAAGCAATGGGATATCCTGGTGGACCAATTTAAACAGGAATTCTGCAAATTATATGGCATGACACTTGAACCTTTGCTGACTATTTATCTGCAAGCAGGCTTGTCTGCCCTAAAAACTCC ATACTGTTATGAAGATGATTGTACCAAAGAAGACCCTTTGTCACAGGATAGTTTCCGGAAACTAGCATTGCCATTACCATACTCTAAGCAGCATCACTCAAAGCTTGTTTGCTACATAACTAAAGAGCTGATGGACACAGAGAACCCTCCCCAAGTTTTGCCTAATGGCTATGTCTACAGCACTAAG GCTCTTGAAGAAATGTCTAGGAAGAATAACGGTAAAATCACCTGTCCAAGGACAGGTTTGATCTGCAACTACACAGATCTGGTTAAGGCATATATATCATAA